One Pseudoalteromonas espejiana DSM 9414 DNA window includes the following coding sequences:
- the puuE gene encoding allantoinase PuuE, translating to MSEQFKHYPRDLVGYGSQVPHANWPNKARVAVQVVLNYEEGGENCVLHGDAAAETFLSEIVSAPHVEDRHISMESIYEYGSRAGVWRLLKLFKKYDIPVTIFAVAMALERHPDVAKAFVDAGHEIASHGLRWINYQHIDKQTEREHMQKAIEIIQALTGKKPKGWYTGRTSPNTAALVVENGTFLYDADDYSDDLPFYSIKEGKPQLIVPYTLDVNDMRFAAVQGFNAGDQFYNYLKDAFDTLYEEGDPQGENAPKMMSIGLHCRLIGRPGRIKALARFLEYATLHEQVWFATREQIAEHWLKTHPYNTNPQ from the coding sequence ATGAGCGAGCAATTTAAACACTACCCGCGCGATCTAGTTGGTTATGGCTCACAGGTGCCCCATGCAAATTGGCCCAATAAAGCCCGCGTTGCTGTGCAAGTAGTATTAAATTACGAAGAAGGCGGCGAAAACTGTGTATTACATGGTGATGCAGCGGCCGAAACATTTTTATCTGAAATAGTCAGTGCCCCGCATGTAGAAGATCGCCATATAAGCATGGAGTCCATTTACGAATATGGCTCGCGAGCAGGTGTATGGCGTTTACTTAAACTCTTTAAAAAATACGATATACCGGTCACCATTTTTGCCGTGGCGATGGCCCTTGAGCGCCACCCCGATGTAGCTAAAGCTTTTGTTGATGCAGGGCACGAAATAGCAAGCCATGGCCTGCGCTGGATTAATTATCAACATATAGATAAGCAAACCGAGCGCGAGCACATGCAAAAAGCCATTGAGATCATTCAAGCACTTACTGGTAAAAAGCCCAAAGGCTGGTACACCGGGCGCACAAGCCCAAATACTGCTGCCCTTGTGGTAGAAAATGGCACATTTTTATATGACGCTGACGATTACAGCGACGACTTACCCTTTTACAGTATTAAAGAAGGTAAACCCCAGTTAATAGTACCTTACACCCTTGATGTAAACGACATGCGCTTTGCTGCTGTGCAAGGCTTTAATGCCGGGGATCAATTTTATAATTATTTAAAAGATGCCTTTGATACGCTTTATGAAGAAGGCGACCCACAAGGTGAAAATGCCCCAAAAATGATGTCGATAGGTTTGCATTGCCGCTTAATTGGCCGCCCTGGGCGCATTAAAGCCCTCGCGAGGTTTTTAGAATATGCCACCTTGCATGAGCAGGTATGGTTTGCCACGCGCGAGCAAATCGCCGAGCACTGGCTTAAAACCCATCCGTATAATACCAATCCGCAATAA
- a CDS encoding urate hydroxylase PuuD codes for MENYLFELAHLVLRYFHVIAGIAWIGASFYFAWLDNNLQTPPQWKQDKGIKGDLWAVHGGGFYEVAKYQNGPEEMPHTLHWFKWEAYTTWITGILLFSLLYYVGADVYLIDNSKSELSKFAAIGASLGFIGLGYGVYRLLCKTPLVENGKAFIAVVIGILALWTYGVDQLFSDRAVYIHVGALIGTCMVGNVYHIIMPGQRYMVSEVEAGRIPDSAPGLKAKLCSIHNNYATLPVVFIMLSNHFSYTYSHSFGWLILIALFGIGMWIRHYFNLKHQGINKPSVLVSGIAAFLALMLAIAPWPSSPTNAGENAPLQASITDTQAWDIISKHCTQCHSETPASELFQTAPLGFKLDSINDVKKASTLIHTRAVITKDMPLANMTKMTDAERETLGSWLTALKKEQ; via the coding sequence ATGGAAAACTATTTATTTGAGCTTGCTCATTTAGTCCTGCGTTATTTTCATGTAATTGCAGGCATTGCGTGGATTGGGGCGTCGTTTTATTTTGCGTGGCTTGATAATAATTTACAAACCCCGCCACAATGGAAACAAGACAAAGGCATAAAAGGCGATTTATGGGCCGTGCACGGCGGTGGCTTTTATGAAGTGGCAAAGTATCAAAATGGCCCTGAAGAAATGCCGCATACCCTGCACTGGTTTAAATGGGAAGCCTACACAACGTGGATCACCGGTATTTTATTATTTAGCCTACTTTATTATGTTGGCGCAGATGTTTACCTAATCGATAACAGTAAAAGTGAGCTAAGTAAATTTGCCGCTATCGGCGCATCGCTTGGCTTTATTGGCTTAGGTTATGGTGTTTATCGATTATTGTGCAAAACCCCGCTGGTTGAAAACGGTAAAGCGTTTATTGCTGTGGTTATTGGCATATTGGCTCTTTGGACTTACGGGGTTGACCAGCTATTTAGTGACCGCGCTGTGTATATTCATGTCGGTGCGCTTATTGGTACGTGTATGGTTGGCAATGTGTACCACATTATTATGCCAGGGCAGCGCTACATGGTAAGCGAAGTAGAAGCTGGCCGTATTCCCGATTCAGCACCGGGTTTAAAAGCAAAGCTGTGCTCTATTCATAATAACTACGCCACGTTACCTGTGGTATTTATTATGCTGAGCAACCACTTTTCTTACACCTACAGTCACAGCTTTGGCTGGCTTATATTAATTGCGCTATTTGGTATTGGCATGTGGATACGCCATTACTTTAACTTAAAGCACCAAGGTATTAATAAACCTTCAGTGCTTGTAAGTGGTATTGCCGCCTTTTTGGCCCTAATGCTGGCTATAGCTCCGTGGCCTAGCAGCCCAACAAATGCAGGCGAAAACGCACCTTTACAAGCAAGCATTACCGACACTCAAGCGTGGGATATAATCAGCAAGCACTGTACACAGTGCCACAGTGAAACACCTGCCTCTGAGCTTTTTCAAACAGCGCCGCTTGGCTTTAAGCTCGACTCTATTAATGATGTAAAAAAAGCCAGCACCCTTATTCATACCCGCGCGGTTATAACCAAAGACATGCCATTGGCAAATATGACCAAAATGACTGATGCAGAGCGCGAAACGCTAGGCTCTTGGCTCACAGCGCTTAAAAAGGAGCAATAA
- the xdhC gene encoding xanthine dehydrogenase accessory protein XdhC, with translation MANLNESFQGFHTQNWAQAINEHEQSGTNYVIATLLGTNGSTPRGTGSKMVISGEHIYDTLGGGHLEYVVIEKARELLAKGEATQVIEQFNLGANLGQCCGGAATVMLECMQCERFTLDIYGAGHVAQALIGILAQLPMRIRWIDSRADVFPQSIPNNVIKVVDEEPTEQVKRAPKANNYLILTHNHQLDFALTQAIIKRADANWLGVIGSDTKAKRFKQRLAHRDFTTEQIKQMTCPVGLENVTGKLPMEVAISISGQLIGLYQAMQTHAPKRQGVQWRALKNALISTTQEEVDA, from the coding sequence ATGGCTAATTTAAATGAGTCGTTTCAGGGTTTTCATACTCAAAATTGGGCGCAAGCTATAAACGAGCACGAACAAAGCGGCACTAACTATGTTATTGCGACTTTGCTGGGAACCAATGGCTCAACCCCTCGCGGCACAGGCTCTAAAATGGTAATAAGTGGCGAGCATATCTACGACACTCTTGGCGGTGGTCACCTTGAATACGTAGTAATAGAAAAAGCCCGCGAGCTACTTGCCAAAGGTGAGGCCACCCAAGTGATAGAGCAGTTTAACCTAGGCGCAAATTTAGGCCAGTGCTGCGGCGGAGCTGCCACAGTGATGCTTGAGTGCATGCAATGCGAGCGCTTTACGCTTGATATTTACGGCGCAGGCCATGTAGCACAGGCGCTTATTGGTATATTGGCACAGCTGCCTATGCGTATACGTTGGATAGATAGCCGCGCCGATGTATTCCCACAATCAATCCCTAATAATGTTATAAAAGTGGTTGATGAAGAGCCAACAGAGCAAGTAAAACGCGCGCCCAAAGCTAATAATTACTTAATATTAACCCATAACCACCAGCTCGATTTTGCACTCACACAAGCCATTATTAAACGCGCTGATGCCAATTGGCTTGGCGTTATTGGCTCAGATACCAAAGCAAAACGCTTTAAGCAGCGCTTAGCTCATCGCGATTTTACTACCGAGCAAATAAAGCAAATGACCTGCCCTGTTGGGCTTGAAAATGTAACGGGCAAGCTCCCTATGGAAGTGGCAATATCAATTAGTGGGCAGTTAATTGGCCTTTATCAGGCTATGCAAACCCATGCGCCTAAACGCCAAGGTGTGCAATGGCGTGCACTTAAAAATGCCCTAATTAGCACCACGCAAGAGGAAGTAGACGCATGA
- the uraH gene encoding hydroxyisourate hydrolase yields the protein MNKSMNKSPITTHILDTSTGKPAANVAVQLFVYTNNKWELIAQGKTNSDGRITDWLNTDVEFATYKLVFDLDSYYENQPTPAFYPEAQITFRLQDQKHHHIPLLLSPFGYSTYRGS from the coding sequence ATGAATAAAAGTATGAACAAAAGCCCTATTACTACCCATATTCTCGATACCAGCACAGGTAAACCTGCAGCAAATGTAGCTGTACAATTGTTTGTATACACTAATAACAAGTGGGAATTAATTGCCCAAGGTAAAACAAATAGCGACGGGCGTATTACCGACTGGCTAAATACAGACGTAGAATTTGCAACCTATAAGTTGGTATTTGATTTAGATAGTTACTATGAAAACCAGCCTACCCCAGCGTTTTACCCAGAAGCGCAAATAACCTTTAGATTGCAAGATCAAAAGCATCATCACATTCCGTTATTGCTTAGCCCATTTGGCTATTCAACGTACAGAGGCAGCTAA
- the uraD gene encoding 2-oxo-4-hydroxy-4-carboxy-5-ureidoimidazoline decarboxylase, producing MSSLKINNLNEAQAHQALEHCCAAPDWVSGMLNTMPFENKEHLFQSAQSVWDSLGESDYLAAFEGHPQIGDLSTLSKKYAATAQKAGHEQSGMSKANEQTLKKMIALNKEYLSKFGFIFIVCASGKSAEQMLELIEQRIHNTRSTELNIAAGEQAKITKIRLESLI from the coding sequence ATGAGTAGCTTAAAAATTAATAACCTAAATGAAGCGCAAGCGCATCAAGCTTTAGAGCACTGTTGCGCCGCCCCTGATTGGGTAAGCGGTATGCTAAATACCATGCCATTTGAAAATAAAGAGCACCTATTTCAGAGCGCTCAAAGCGTATGGGATAGCCTAGGTGAGAGCGATTATTTAGCCGCTTTTGAAGGCCACCCACAAATTGGCGATTTATCAACATTAAGTAAAAAGTACGCCGCTACAGCGCAAAAAGCGGGGCACGAACAATCAGGAATGAGCAAAGCAAACGAGCAAACTCTTAAAAAAATGATTGCGCTAAATAAAGAATACCTCAGTAAATTTGGCTTTATATTTATTGTGTGTGCCAGCGGCAAAAGTGCTGAGCAAATGCTTGAACTTATTGAGCAGCGTATACACAACACCCGCAGCACAGAGCTTAATATAGCCGCGGGCGAACAAGCCAAAATAACAAAAATAAGATTGGAGTCCCTGATATGA
- the xdhB gene encoding xanthine dehydrogenase molybdopterin binding subunit: MRHFEMDKLKAQGGSVGQSKYHESAIKQVCGNANYADDNPEPHGCLHAYPVLAPITSGFIKSIDTSKALEVAGVKRILSADDVPGKLDIGPVFPGDVLLTSHEIQYHGQPVLVVVADSYATARRAARLVVIECEQTTPILDIKEAIKKEHWVRPPHSLQRGNSEQAINNAAHQLTGEIHIGGQEHFYLEGQIALAQPDNDGGIHVQCSTQHPTEVQHLVAKILKKPFSFVNVETRRMGGAFGGKETQGAPWACLAALAVYYLGCAVKMRLARSDDFKLTGKRHPFYNQYHVGFDENGLIEGADVTVNGFCGYSPDLSDAIVDRAMFHADNAYYYPAATIKGNRCKVNTVSHTAFRGFGGPQGMIMGELIMDDIAAKLGKDPLEIRKLNLYKKGRDTTPYHQTVEQHILKDMIAQLEESGDYWARKEAIKAFNASSPIIKKGLSMTPVKYGISFTVQHLNQAGALVHVYSDGSIHLNHGGTEMGQGLNTKIAQIVAHGFGVDFDAISISATRTDKVPNTSPTAASSGTDLNGMAALNAVNTIKERLINFISEHFEVDSQSIVFKDNLITFSKGEISFSELANLAYMNRISLSSTGYYATPKIHYDRAKGEGRPFFYYAHGVALSEVEVDTLTGENTVTRVDILHDVGSSINPALDIGQIEGAFVQGMGWLTTEDLQWNDKGQLASFGPANYKIPAIGDTPAEFNVNLYNSANPETTVFRSKAVGEPPFMLAFSVWSAIRNAISSVANYKYTAPLDTPATPERVLNAIEQTASWFKEHQHG, from the coding sequence ATGCGTCACTTTGAAATGGATAAACTAAAAGCCCAAGGCGGAAGCGTTGGCCAATCTAAGTACCACGAAAGCGCAATAAAACAAGTATGTGGCAATGCAAACTACGCCGACGATAACCCAGAGCCTCATGGCTGCTTACACGCCTACCCTGTACTTGCGCCTATTACTAGCGGCTTTATTAAATCAATTGATACAAGTAAAGCGCTTGAAGTGGCGGGCGTTAAGCGTATTTTATCGGCCGATGATGTACCCGGTAAGCTTGATATTGGCCCAGTATTTCCAGGTGATGTACTGCTAACTAGCCATGAAATTCAATACCACGGGCAACCAGTATTGGTAGTTGTTGCCGACAGCTACGCCACTGCGCGCCGCGCTGCTCGCTTAGTGGTTATAGAGTGCGAGCAAACCACCCCCATACTTGATATTAAAGAAGCCATAAAAAAAGAGCATTGGGTAAGGCCGCCACATTCACTACAGCGTGGTAATAGTGAGCAAGCCATCAACAATGCAGCCCACCAGCTTACAGGCGAAATACACATAGGCGGGCAAGAACACTTTTACCTTGAGGGGCAAATAGCACTCGCTCAACCCGATAACGATGGCGGCATTCATGTGCAATGCTCTACGCAGCACCCTACAGAGGTGCAGCACTTAGTTGCCAAAATTTTAAAAAAGCCATTTAGCTTTGTAAACGTAGAAACCCGCCGTATGGGCGGTGCCTTTGGCGGTAAAGAAACCCAAGGCGCACCGTGGGCTTGCCTTGCAGCGCTTGCAGTTTATTACCTTGGCTGCGCAGTTAAAATGCGCCTAGCCCGCAGCGACGACTTTAAACTTACCGGTAAGCGCCACCCATTTTATAACCAATACCATGTAGGCTTTGACGAAAATGGTCTGATTGAAGGCGCTGATGTAACCGTAAATGGGTTTTGTGGTTATTCGCCTGATTTATCTGATGCCATTGTAGACCGTGCAATGTTTCATGCCGATAACGCGTATTACTACCCAGCTGCCACCATTAAAGGTAATCGCTGTAAAGTTAATACTGTAAGTCACACTGCGTTTAGAGGGTTTGGTGGTCCGCAAGGCATGATCATGGGCGAGCTAATAATGGACGACATTGCCGCTAAATTAGGTAAAGATCCACTTGAGATCCGAAAGCTTAATTTATACAAAAAAGGCCGCGACACCACGCCGTATCATCAAACAGTAGAGCAGCATATTTTAAAAGATATGATTGCTCAGCTTGAGGAGTCGGGGGATTACTGGGCGCGAAAAGAGGCCATTAAAGCCTTTAACGCATCATCCCCTATTATCAAAAAAGGCCTTTCGATGACGCCGGTAAAATACGGTATATCGTTTACCGTACAGCACTTAAACCAAGCGGGAGCGCTCGTGCATGTATATAGTGATGGTTCAATTCATTTAAACCATGGCGGCACCGAAATGGGCCAAGGCTTAAACACTAAAATAGCGCAAATTGTAGCCCATGGGTTTGGCGTTGATTTTGACGCCATAAGCATAAGCGCGACCCGTACCGACAAAGTACCAAACACCTCGCCAACAGCAGCTTCAAGCGGTACCGACTTAAACGGTATGGCAGCGCTTAACGCAGTAAACACCATAAAAGAGCGTTTAATAAACTTTATAAGTGAGCACTTTGAGGTAGACAGCCAAAGTATTGTATTTAAAGATAATCTCATTACCTTTAGTAAAGGCGAAATTAGCTTTAGTGAACTTGCAAACCTTGCTTACATGAATCGTATATCGCTTTCATCAACGGGTTATTACGCCACGCCTAAAATTCATTACGATAGAGCGAAAGGCGAAGGCCGACCATTTTTTTACTACGCTCACGGCGTAGCACTTAGTGAAGTAGAAGTAGATACGCTAACAGGCGAAAATACCGTAACGCGTGTTGATATTCTGCACGATGTGGGCAGCTCAATTAACCCAGCACTTGATATAGGGCAAATAGAAGGTGCCTTTGTTCAAGGTATGGGCTGGCTTACCACCGAAGACTTACAATGGAATGATAAAGGCCAGCTTGCAAGCTTTGGCCCCGCTAATTATAAAATTCCGGCTATTGGCGATACCCCTGCCGAATTTAACGTAAATTTATATAACTCGGCCAATCCAGAAACCACCGTATTTAGATCAAAAGCGGTTGGCGAGCCGCCGTTTATGCTGGCCTTTAGTGTATGGAGTGCTATTCGTAATGCCATAAGCAGTGTGGCCAATTACAAATACACCGCCCCACTGGATACACCCGCTACACCTGAGCGTGTATTAAATGCAATTGAGCAAACCGCTAGCTGGTTTAAGGAGCATCAACATGGCTAA
- the xdhA gene encoding xanthine dehydrogenase small subunit, translating to MIQFLLNDTPIEVQECSPSLTILDWLRTKKGKVGTKEGCATGDCGACTILVGEEKTNSNGNPVWHYQTMNSCLLLLGNAHAKHIVTVEAVTTGLYPTLNDLHPVQRALVECHGSQCGFCTPGIIMSMLALYINNPCYPGKKAAIHALGGNLCRCTGYSPILLAVEKAYSYERKNEPYSAMAAQFKASLNTQYDDDVPFLKNGPRKFYLPQNAKQLVELKALYPHAHLVAGGTDFAIELSQNMLLPDVIISLSQAKELCTISDNNGELHIGAALPYSQFVDAFYNYYPESKELFERLGSNQVRNSGTLGGSIGNASPIGDPAPLLIALNATLDLLSAAGTRTINVADYFVDYKKTVIKSDEVISKITVPKRPESLKLACHKISKRFEDDISTVCLVVAVEQAQGLISNARCAMGGMAAIPKRAAHIEQKLNTQPLQVNTFIDAATAINDDFAPMSDVRSSAHYRTTVSKNLLQRIGIEFCGAQPSSNKNNNNIAITRISHASL from the coding sequence GTGATTCAGTTTTTATTAAATGACACGCCAATAGAAGTACAAGAATGTTCGCCAAGTCTCACCATTTTGGACTGGCTACGCACCAAAAAAGGGAAAGTGGGCACCAAAGAAGGGTGTGCTACAGGCGATTGCGGCGCGTGCACAATTTTAGTCGGCGAAGAAAAAACAAACTCAAACGGTAACCCAGTTTGGCACTACCAAACCATGAACAGCTGCCTGCTTTTATTAGGCAATGCACACGCAAAACACATAGTAACCGTAGAAGCTGTAACAACGGGGCTATACCCAACCCTTAATGACTTACACCCAGTACAGCGCGCATTAGTAGAGTGCCATGGTTCGCAATGCGGTTTTTGCACCCCAGGTATAATAATGAGCATGTTGGCGCTTTATATTAATAACCCGTGTTACCCAGGTAAAAAGGCCGCTATTCATGCTTTAGGTGGTAACTTGTGCCGTTGTACTGGCTACAGCCCTATTTTACTAGCGGTAGAAAAAGCCTACAGCTATGAGCGCAAAAATGAGCCTTACTCAGCCATGGCAGCTCAGTTTAAAGCTTCACTTAATACGCAATATGATGACGATGTTCCATTTTTAAAAAATGGCCCTCGCAAATTCTATTTGCCACAAAATGCTAAGCAACTTGTTGAACTAAAGGCACTATATCCGCATGCACACTTGGTTGCTGGTGGCACCGACTTTGCCATTGAGCTTAGCCAAAATATGCTATTGCCCGATGTAATAATATCCCTCAGCCAAGCTAAAGAGCTGTGCACAATAAGCGATAACAACGGCGAGCTACATATTGGTGCAGCACTCCCTTACAGCCAGTTCGTAGACGCTTTTTACAATTACTACCCTGAGTCTAAGGAGCTGTTTGAACGCCTTGGCTCTAACCAAGTACGTAACAGTGGCACCTTAGGTGGCAGCATAGGAAATGCCTCTCCTATTGGCGATCCAGCCCCATTATTAATTGCACTTAATGCCACTCTAGATTTATTAAGCGCAGCAGGCACACGCACTATAAACGTGGCCGACTACTTTGTTGATTACAAAAAAACAGTAATTAAAAGCGATGAAGTAATTAGCAAAATTACAGTGCCAAAACGCCCAGAATCTTTAAAGCTTGCGTGCCATAAAATTTCAAAACGCTTCGAAGATGATATATCTACCGTGTGTTTAGTAGTGGCTGTTGAGCAAGCACAAGGTTTAATTAGTAATGCCCGCTGCGCCATGGGCGGTATGGCTGCAATACCCAAACGCGCAGCGCACATAGAGCAAAAACTTAATACTCAGCCCTTACAAGTAAACACATTTATAGATGCCGCTACCGCTATAAATGATGACTTTGCACCCATGAGCGATGTACGCAGCAGCGCCCATTATCGCACTACGGTAAGCAAAAACTTGCTACAACGTATTGGTATTGAGTTTTGCGGTGCACAGCCAAGCAGCAATAAAAATAATAACAACATTGCCATTACGAGGATTTCACATGCGTCACTTTGA
- a CDS encoding ABC transporter ATP-binding protein, which translates to MDNKYRLTMQGMTKHYPGCIANDGVTIKIKHGEVHALLGENGAGKSTLMKMLYGVVKPDQGDMFFNGRVMNIKEPADARELGIGMVFQHFSLFETLTVAQNIALALGDLAGHSSSLASRISKTSARYGMPLDPHRLVSTLSTGERQRVEIVRCLLLDIQLLILDEPTSVLTPQEVDALFKTLHSLKKEGCSVLFISHKLHEVIELCDSATILRGGKVSGHCIPKNETSESIARLMVGDSTPISNQTRRAKGTGDFLTVSNLSTNVQALFDTPLKNINFAVQQGEIVGIAGVAGNGQEELLKALSGEEIQANNSAIKFKNTVVDTLCPLKRRRLGLACVPEDRLGRGAVPDMDLAQNALLTSFDSGLVKSGFLVKQKISQLADKIIKKYKVKTPSNRTHALSLSGGNLQKFIIGREVEQNPQLLVMSHPTWGVDIGAQVAIHEAILKLRDEGCAVLVISEDLDELYKICDRIGAICDGKLSPILDTDCVPLVQLGQWMAGDFNHDLKNNTTQITPQGALA; encoded by the coding sequence ATGGACAATAAATACCGCCTTACTATGCAGGGAATGACAAAGCACTACCCCGGATGTATAGCCAACGACGGCGTAACAATAAAAATAAAACATGGTGAGGTACATGCCCTGCTAGGTGAAAACGGCGCAGGTAAAAGCACTTTAATGAAAATGCTTTACGGTGTAGTTAAACCTGACCAAGGGGACATGTTTTTTAATGGCCGAGTAATGAATATAAAAGAACCCGCCGATGCCCGCGAATTAGGCATAGGTATGGTGTTTCAACATTTCTCGTTATTTGAAACCTTAACAGTGGCGCAAAATATAGCGTTAGCGCTGGGCGATTTAGCAGGGCACAGTAGTTCGCTTGCTAGCAGAATTAGTAAAACATCGGCTAGGTACGGGATGCCGCTTGACCCACATAGGCTGGTGTCAACGCTTTCAACAGGCGAGCGCCAACGAGTAGAAATAGTCAGGTGTTTATTATTAGATATTCAGCTACTTATTTTGGATGAGCCTACCTCTGTACTCACTCCTCAAGAAGTAGATGCACTGTTTAAAACGCTGCATTCTTTAAAAAAAGAAGGCTGTTCGGTACTGTTTATTAGTCATAAATTGCATGAAGTTATTGAGCTGTGCGACAGCGCGACTATTTTACGCGGTGGCAAAGTCAGTGGGCATTGCATTCCTAAAAACGAAACCAGTGAGTCAATAGCCCGCTTAATGGTTGGCGATAGCACACCAATAAGTAACCAAACGCGCAGAGCGAAAGGTACAGGTGATTTTTTAACAGTCAGTAATTTATCAACCAATGTGCAAGCGCTATTCGACACGCCACTAAAAAATATTAACTTTGCCGTACAGCAAGGCGAAATAGTGGGTATTGCAGGCGTTGCTGGTAATGGGCAAGAAGAGCTATTAAAAGCGCTCTCGGGTGAGGAAATACAAGCAAATAACAGCGCTATAAAATTTAAAAATACTGTAGTTGATACTTTATGCCCATTAAAAAGGCGCAGGCTCGGGCTTGCCTGTGTACCAGAGGACAGATTAGGGCGCGGCGCAGTACCCGATATGGACCTAGCTCAAAACGCACTCCTTACTAGTTTTGATAGCGGTTTAGTTAAAAGCGGCTTTTTAGTAAAACAAAAAATTAGCCAACTCGCCGATAAAATTATTAAAAAATACAAAGTAAAAACCCCAAGTAACCGCACGCATGCACTAAGCCTTTCAGGTGGTAACTTACAAAAATTTATTATTGGCCGAGAGGTCGAGCAAAACCCACAATTGTTAGTAATGTCGCACCCAACATGGGGGGTAGATATTGGCGCGCAAGTGGCAATTCACGAAGCTATTTTAAAGCTTCGCGACGAAGGCTGTGCGGTGCTGGTTATTTCAGAAGACTTAGACGAGCTCTATAAAATTTGCGACCGTATTGGCGCAATTTGCGATGGCAAACTCTCTCCTATTTTAGATACCGACTGTGTACCGCTTGTGCAATTAGGGCAATGGATGGCGGGTGATTTTAATCACGACCTTAAAAACAACACAACACAAATAACACCGCAAGGAGCGCTTGCATGA
- the guaD gene encoding guanine deaminase — translation MSTQNNNKITVICANILDFVDDPAIAGDNAHRYFEKGALVIQNGKVVNLGYEQDILPSLDKSATIIRHDGKLVMPGMIDTHIHLPQTEMVGAYGEQLLSWLTEYAFPTEKKFTCEHYSKDISNRFLDELLRNGTTTALVFGTVHTQSVDAFFNESQKRNLRMIAGKVMMDRNCPDDLSDCAQTSYDQSKALIEKWHNVDRLSYAVTPRFAPTSTPEQLQKCTQLLEEYPDTYLHTHLSENKDECEWVKGLFPEAEDYLGVYEQAKMVRKRSVFAHSIHLSERELCCLADNNAAISHCPTSNLFLGSGLLNLKRCEEHGINVGMGTDVGAGTSFSMLQTGNEAYKIQQLQGQRFSAFKGMYLATLGGARALDLEGTIGNFAIGCEADFIVMDYAATSFLKFRIGHAKTLHEQLFAMMMLGDDRCIEQTYIMGKSVYKRDAKEQFSTTHTLQLEEA, via the coding sequence ATGAGCACGCAGAATAATAATAAAATAACCGTAATTTGTGCCAACATACTCGATTTTGTTGACGACCCAGCCATAGCCGGCGACAACGCCCATCGCTATTTTGAAAAAGGCGCGTTAGTTATTCAAAACGGTAAAGTGGTTAACCTTGGTTACGAGCAAGACATACTGCCAAGCTTAGATAAATCAGCCACTATTATTCGCCACGATGGCAAATTGGTTATGCCCGGCATGATAGACACGCACATACATTTGCCACAAACCGAAATGGTAGGCGCGTATGGCGAGCAGCTTTTAAGCTGGCTTACCGAATATGCCTTCCCAACCGAAAAAAAGTTTACCTGTGAGCATTATTCAAAAGACATATCTAACCGCTTTTTAGACGAGCTACTTAGAAACGGCACCACCACCGCGTTGGTATTTGGTACTGTGCACACGCAATCGGTGGATGCATTTTTTAACGAATCACAAAAACGTAATTTACGCATGATTGCCGGTAAGGTAATGATGGACAGAAACTGCCCTGACGATTTATCAGATTGTGCGCAAACCAGTTACGATCAATCAAAAGCACTTATAGAAAAATGGCACAATGTTGATAGGTTAAGCTATGCAGTAACACCGCGTTTTGCGCCTACATCAACCCCTGAACAACTACAAAAATGCACTCAATTATTAGAAGAATACCCCGACACCTACCTGCATACACACTTATCTGAAAACAAAGACGAGTGCGAATGGGTAAAAGGGTTATTTCCTGAAGCCGAAGATTACCTTGGCGTTTACGAGCAAGCTAAAATGGTGCGTAAACGCTCGGTATTTGCCCATAGTATTCATTTATCTGAGCGTGAGCTTTGCTGCCTTGCCGATAACAACGCGGCTATATCTCACTGCCCTACCTCTAACTTATTTTTAGGCTCGGGCCTTTTAAATTTAAAGAGATGTGAAGAGCACGGAATAAACGTGGGTATGGGCACCGATGTAGGCGCAGGCACAAGTTTTTCTATGCTGCAAACAGGTAACGAAGCGTACAAAATTCAGCAATTACAAGGCCAGCGTTTTTCAGCGTTTAAAGGCATGTACCTCGCCACTTTAGGCGGTGCACGGGCGCTTGATTTAGAAGGCACTATAGGTAACTTTGCTATTGGCTGTGAAGCCGACTTTATTGTAATGGACTACGCGGCTACCTCGTTTTTAAAATTCAGAATTGGTCATGCAAAAACCCTGCACGAGCAACTCTTTGCCATGATGATGCTAGGTGATGACCGCTGCATAGAACAAACCTACATCATGGGTAAAAGCGTGTATAAGCGCGATGCAAAAGAGCAGTTTTCAACAACTCACACACTGCAATTAGAAGAGGCTTAA